A part of Larkinella insperata genomic DNA contains:
- the gldC gene encoding gliding motility protein GldC: MKKSDINFSVELDDQNIPEKIFWNATDNPNEGLSDAKAVVVSIWDHYNQGTLRLNLWTKDMPVTDMKRFCVEVLGSLADTIVTATGDQKMADEIDNVCRSLSKKIEQEYREQAEQS, from the coding sequence ATGAAAAAATCAGACATTAACTTTTCGGTTGAACTAGACGACCAGAATATTCCGGAAAAGATTTTCTGGAATGCCACCGATAACCCGAATGAAGGGCTGAGCGATGCCAAAGCCGTGGTGGTGTCCATCTGGGATCATTACAACCAGGGAACGCTGCGGCTCAACCTGTGGACCAAAGACATGCCCGTTACCGATATGAAGCGTTTTTGCGTGGAAGTACTCGGTAGCCTGGCCGACACCATTGTTACCGCGACGGGGGACCAGAAAATGGCCGACGAGATTGATAACGTTTGCCGGTCGCTCAGCAAAAAAATAGAGCAGGAATACCGCGAACAGGCGGAGCAGTCGTAG
- a CDS encoding DUF4197 domain-containing protein: MKKTVILGLLLTTFSGVASAQTDSSQSEQPKKKTVFGQILEKVSEVTTSGSLTNSEIASGLKEALRIGISKGSDQASAKDGYYKNALIKILMPPEAQKVESALRKIGLGKQVDQFILSLNRSAEDAAKEAKPIFLNALTSMTIQDAVGILRGEKNAATQYLKRTTSDQLMAAFTPVIDSTLKKNNATRYYGDLVRTYNKLPIATKKIDPDLTNYAATKATDGIFTLVEQEEIRIRENPAARVNDLLKKVFGQQ; encoded by the coding sequence ATGAAAAAAACGGTAATCCTGGGCCTGCTCCTGACCACCTTTTCGGGGGTTGCCAGCGCCCAGACCGACTCAAGCCAGTCGGAACAGCCCAAAAAGAAAACGGTATTTGGTCAGATTCTGGAAAAAGTTAGCGAGGTGACAACCAGCGGCTCACTGACCAACAGCGAAATTGCGAGCGGTCTGAAAGAAGCCCTTCGAATCGGGATCAGCAAAGGGTCCGACCAGGCATCGGCCAAAGACGGTTATTATAAAAATGCGCTCATCAAGATTCTGATGCCGCCCGAAGCGCAGAAAGTGGAGTCGGCTTTGCGCAAAATTGGTCTGGGCAAGCAGGTCGATCAGTTTATCCTGTCGCTAAACCGCTCGGCGGAAGATGCCGCCAAAGAAGCCAAGCCCATCTTCCTGAACGCCCTGACGTCGATGACCATTCAGGATGCCGTCGGCATTCTGCGCGGAGAGAAAAATGCCGCCACCCAGTACCTGAAACGGACCACGTCGGATCAGCTCATGGCCGCCTTTACACCGGTCATCGACAGCACTTTGAAGAAAAACAACGCAACCCGCTACTACGGCGACCTGGTTCGCACGTACAATAAGCTGCCGATTGCCACTAAAAAAATCGATCCCGACCTGACGAATTATGCGGCCACGAAAGCCACGGACGGCATCTTCACGCTGGTTGAGCAGGAGGAAATTCGCATTCGGGAAAACCCGGCCGCCCGCGTAAACGACCTGCTGAAAAAAGTGTTTGGTCAACAGTAA